The genomic segment GCGACGAGGCGGCCATTGGCGATCGCCGCCTCCTGCCCTTCTGCCAATTCGGCAAAGCCATAGACCCAATTGGGCGCCACCCGATGCGCCGTCGAGGCGTCGAGAACCTTGGGGCCGTTGCCGCCGAGCGAAGTGGCGAGCGCTACCGACTCCTTGGCTGCGTCATCGGGCAGGCACAGGATGGTCAGGTCAACGCCTTCGAGCAGCTTGCGCTTGGCGTCCGCGTCCTTGCGCTTGGCTGGATCAATGGAGACGATTTCCACGTCACGGCGCGCGCCGAGCAGGTCCCGGATCAGGAGCCCCGTCGTTCCAGCTTCGCCGTCGATGAAAACCTTCGCCGCCATGGCGCTCAATCCTTTTGCCTTTACACGCCCAGATAGGCGCGGCGCAGCCATCAGCCAAGAGGACCGGCGTGTCAAGAAAATCGACACGCCGGTCCTCGTTGGATTGGCAACAGCCTATTGATTGGCCGTCGCGGTCACGCCCACCTTCTGCATGAAGGTGGCGGGATCCTTGATCTGCGTCGCTTCCATGAAGCTCACCGGGCCATTCTTGCCCTTTAATGTGACAGTCAGACTTTTCGGATCGCGCAGGAAGACATTGACCGCTTCGGCCAGCTTGAGCGCCGAGGGGTCGCCCCCGAGCAGCATCGGCAGCATGCCGGTCGCCGCCGACGCCCATTCAGCCTTGATGTCGGCCGGCGCCCGGTTCACCGTGGTGGCATAATAGCTCAGCGCCTTATCGAAGAGGCCCTGATTGGCGAAGCGAACGGTGAATTCGCTGACGTTACCCTGCATGAGGCCGCTGAGGCGCGCCATGCGATCACCGACCAAAGCGGTGCGGTCGATATTGCCGAACAGCCCGGTCAAGGTCAGCTGGCCGGCATTGACACCCGACAGCGTATAATCGCTCAACGTAAAGGCCTTCTTGGCCAAATCGTAAGCGCCAGCGACCGTCATGCCCATGTCGATCTTATCGTAGCCGAATTGAGCGAAGCTCTGCGCCATCTCGCTGCCTTTGGCCGGCTCGAAAGTGGCATTCTTGATTTCAGCCTTCATGGTCACGGGCAGGCCGTCGTCATAGGTGTTGCCGCCGACCATCGAGGCCATGCCAAACTTCATCTGCGCGCCCGGCACTTTCGTATCCGGCACGACGAGTTCGAAGCCGGTCCAGGAGAATTTGCCGAGCTGAGCAACACCATTGGTGAAGTCGCCGTCCTTGACCGCGGTGATGATGCGGCCGAAGTCGCCCTGCTCCAAGACGATCGGCCCCGATTTGATCGTGCCCGCGCCGGCCTTGTCGGTTGCCGAGCCATCGATGGAGGCAAGCGACACTTTGGCGAAGCGACCGCGATCGAGATCGTTCACCTCATAGGTGCGCAAGGTGATCAGGCCGGTGCGTTCGCCCTTCGGCTCGACGACGATTTCCGGCGCGAAGATGCGCTTGGCCTGCGCCTTCGTCACAATCGCCGTCTGCTCACCCCGGTCGGCGTCAAGGCTGAACAGTTTCTGCGCCTCCTCGCGCGTCAGATTCGTATCGACGAATTCGACACGCTTGAGCAGGATTGAGGTCTTGTTCGTCGGCGTCTCGAGACGGACGTTTTCCAGCACGAAGCTTTCGAGGGCAAAGGCGCTGAGGGGCGCGGCCAGCACGATCGCGAAAGACAAGACGACGGGCCGCAAGTTGGGTCGGATCACGATCAGCTCCTTTGAAAAATGACAGCATGTCGATGGCACGACCAACCGGCCAAAATTGTGGTGCTCAAGCCATCATCCAGAAGATTTGTCAGATATGGACAGCCAACCGTGTGCGACAGCGCACAAGCGTCAGCCCCCAGCGGGGGAGGATTAGCATATCCGATATGACAGACGCGAGAACCCGTTCGTGGCCAGTTCGCCACCCGCGCGCGCTTTGAGAATCACTCCAAGCACCTCTGCCGGGAGGGGGCTCCCGGCAGACGTGCTCAATATACAGCTTTCGCCCGCCTCGCCTATTGCGGCTCCGCAACCAAGGATTCGGCTTTTGCGAACCCCTAACGGCTCGCGCCAGCGAATTTTGGCGGATCGTCCACGGTAGGCTTCGCCGCGTTGAAGATGTCCGCCTTCCGGCCGGTGCGGGGCGGATAAATCCGCTCGCCGTTAATGCGCTGTTTGACGCGCTTCGCGGTCATGCCCTCGGCCGCCAGCCGCCGATCCCAGCCGTGGGTGTAGACAGCACCCCAGGGACCGAGATCGAGAACGGTTGTGTACCAATCGATCTGCAATGGCAGCATCTCCAATCCCAGGAGATCACAAACGACATTGTGGCCGGCGAAACGCCCCATCGGCCTGCCGTGCTGGCAGGACATCATCGTGTCATGGCGGCCATCGATCAACAGACTGGCAGCATCGCCGGCCGCGAAGACGTTGGCTGCGCCTTTGACGCGCAGCAGGGAATCGACCGGAAGACGCCCCAGCTTATCGTGCGCGACGGAAAAGAGATCGGTCATCGGATGCGCCTGCATGCCGCCGCACCAGATCACGGTAGAAGCGAAGATGCGCTCTCCAGACGTGAGCATCGCGCCCTGCTCATCAATCTCTCGCACAAAGAACGACGGCCTGAGCTCAACCCCAAGCGCCGCCATTGCGTGCTCAATAACCGGCTGCGCCTCCCCCATCTCCTGACCGATGCGTGGCGCTCTGTCGGCGAGAATCACTTTGACGTCAGCCGCGTCGGATCGGGCGCGCTTACGCAGCCGCCCGGGCAGTTCCGCCGCAATCTCGATCCCCGTCAGTCCAGCGCCGACGACAAGAGCTGTAGAGCGGCCCGGAGCATGGTTTGACCTGAGCCCGGCCAGATGCGCTTCCAGCCGTTTGGCGCCGTGATAGGTGTCGACATCAAAAGCGTAGCTGCCCAATCCCTTGATGGCCGGGCGAACCAGCTTGCTCCCCAAGGCAAATACCAGACGGTCGAAGGACAGCCACGTCGACCCGCCGTGCGTCTCGACCGTGACCACTTTGGCATCGACGTCGATGTTGGAGACCTCGCCTTCGATCCAACGCACGCCGATCGGATCGAGCACTTCGGACAGAGGCACGATCGTCTCTTCCAACTGCGCCTCGTAGTTGCGAACGCGGATGCTGTGAAACGCCGTCTTGTTGATGACGACGACTTCCACCTCGTCGCGCGCGATACCAAGCTCATCGAGCTTGCGCGCCGCACCGACCGCACTCCATAGACCGGCAAATCCGGCGCCCAGGACAACAATTCGCTTCATGGATCTCTCTCCATTTCTTGGTTCGATGTGATCTGCGGATTAGTCGATGGAGTTCTGCCTGGTTTCGCGGATGAACAACGCCCCGACGATGAAAGAGACCAGCAGGATGATCACCGGATACCAGAGACCCGCATAGATGCTGCCGTAAGAGGCGTTGATACTGGTCAGCACAAAGGGCAGCATGCCGCCGAACCAGCCCGAACCGATGTGAAACGGTAGCGACAGTGACGTGTACCGCAGATGAGCTGGAAACAGCTCGACCATGAAGGAGACGATCGGGCCATAGACCATGGTCAGCAGAACGACGAGATACCAAAGCAGCAGAACCACAACTGGTCTATTAACCTGCGACAGGTCGGCGGCCTCTGGCCAGCCGGCTTGTTTCATCGCGCCTTTGATCGCAGCCGGATCAAAACCGTTGATCCGCGATCCCGCTACCTCGACGCTGACCGGACTGCCCGCCGGCGTTTCTTTGAAGGCATAAGTGACGCCGAGGCCGTTGAGGAAGTTTCTGGCCTTGTCGCAAGGCGTCAGTGCCGGAGAGAACAAACGAAAGCTGCAGTCGCTGCCCTCGACAACGATAGCATTCTCGCTCTGAAACCGCTCCAAGACCGGATTGGCGAAATGCGTGAGTGCCTTGAAGACGGGCTGCGTGGTCACAGCGGCCAGAAGACAAGCCGACACCATGATCCATTTGCGGCCGATCTTGTCCGACAGCCAACCAAAGAGCACATAGAACGGCGTGGCCAGGATCAGCGCGCACGACATCAAAATGTTGGCCGTCGTCGGTTCAACCTTCAGCGTGTTGGCGAGGAAATAAGCCGAATAGAAATGGCCAACGCCGTAGAGAACGCCAACGCCTGAGGCGACGCTGAACAGGAGGATAAACATGTTCCTGACGTTGCGGCCGTTCGACAAGCTTGCAGTAATAGGATTATCGGACACCTGTCCCTTCGACTTCATGCGCGCGAAGACCGGGGACTCCGACAATCCGCGTCGCAGATAGACCGACACCGCCAGAAGGATCACGGACAGAACGAACGGAATGCGCCAGCCCCAGGCGCTGAAGGACGCGCTGTCCATGGACAGGCGGACCACTGTGACGACTACGATGGACAGCAGCAGGCCGATCGTTGCCGTCGTCTGCAACCAGCTTGTCGCCAAGCCGCGCCGCCCCGGCGCGGCATTCTCAGTGAGATAGGTGGCCGCTCCGCCGACTTCACCGCCCAGCGCCAGCCCTTGCGCGAGACGCAGCGTCACCAGAAGCACGGGCGCCAGCAGGCCGATCTGCGAATAGGTCGGCAGCAAGCCGATGCCGACGGTGGCGACGCCCATGAGCCAGATGGTGGCGAGGAAGGTGCGTTTGCGACCATAACGATCGCCGAAATAGCCGAACACCAAAGCACCGATGGGCCGCAGAATGAAAGCTGCGCCGAAGATGGCGAGGCTGGCAAGAGTGGCCGCGACTTCATTGCCCGGCGGAAAGAACAGTTCAGCGAAGGTCGCGGTCAGAGCGGCGTAGATATAGAGATCATACCATTCCAGCAGCGCACCGAACGAGGACGCGATAATCGTCCGCTTCTCGTAGGACCTGCTTGGCGTGATCGGCGTGACGTCCAGACCAGCGTTCTCGCCGGTTTCGACCAGGTTTGACATAGCCCCCTCCTTGTATCGAGCTGACCGGCATCAAAACCAGTCGCTCTATAGACGGGCGGCTCCGCGCTTCGTGACAGAACCGGGCTATTCAAGGCCAGAAAAATAAAGTGACATGGGCGTGTCACAAAGGGCTGGCCCGGCCGTCTTAGATGGGAGGGAGAAACCGAGATGCCGGATCTGGTGGCGATTTTCGCGCAATACCGCAGCCATGTGAGAGGCCTGGCTTATCGCATGCTCGGCACACTCACAGAGGCCGAAGATGTCGTGCAGGATGTGTTTCTGCGCTGGCTGCAATCTGATGTAGCCGAAATCAGGTCACCCAAGGCGTGGCTGACCTCGGTGACCACCCGGATCTGTATCGACCGGTTGCGGCATCTGGAAGTCGAGCGCGCCGCCTATCCTGGCGTCTGGCTGCCGGAGCCCATCGTTGAGCCCGCCGATCGCGATGTCGAGCGCCGTATGGATCTTTCTTCGGATCTGTCGCTCGCCTTCATGATCGTCCTGGAACGGCTCTCACCCGACGAACGGACGGTGTTCGTGCTGCGCGATGTTTTCGATGCCGGCTTTCCCGAGATCGCCGCGATCCTCAACAAGAGCGAGGTCGCCTGCCGGCAGATCGCCAGCCGTGCCCGCACGAAAGTTCGGGAGGGGCGACCGAAGTTTCAGGTCACGGCCCATATGCAGCAGAGCCTTGTGCGTCGCTTTCTGCTGGCCATCGAGGCCGGCGACAAGACCGCGTTGCTGTCGCTTCTGGCTGACGATGCGGTGTTGAAATCCGATGGCGGCGGAAAGGTCAGGGTCTCAACCGCGGGCATTTTCGGCGCCGACAAGATCGTCCGGTTGATCCTGTCGCGCGGGCTCATTCCACGCGGGTCGGTTACCGAAGAGACCATCGTCAAACGTCGTCTCGGCGTGATCAACGGCGAGTCCGGCATCCTCACCTTTCTCGACGATGCCTTGATCGCGACGCTGTCGTTCGAGACACGTGGGGAGCGGATCAAGGCCATCTATCAGGTCTACAATCCCGACAAACTCAGCCACGTCACGCTGCTCGATCCACCCGCTCCCATCGCCTAGCCCGTCGGAAACTAGCGAGCGGGCAAAGAAAAACCCGACCGGCGGAGCCGGTCGGGCTGAAAGCTTGTCGCTTGAAGGCTGGATTAGCGCTTCGAGAACTGGAAGCTCTTACGCGCTTTCTTATGGCCGTATTTCTTACGTTCGACCGTGCGCGAGTCGCGGGTCAGGAAGCCGGCCTTCTTGAGCGCGGGACGCAGTTCCGGCTCGTAATAGGTCAGCGCCTTCGACACGCCGTTACGCACGGCACCCGCCTGGCCCGACAGACCGCCACCCGCACAGGTGATGACCATGTCGTACTGGTCGACGCGGTTGGCGACGCCCATCGGCTGGTTGACGATCATGCGCAGCACGGGACGCGCGAAGTAAACTTCGAACTCGCGACCGTTGACGGTGATCTTGCCGGAGCCCGGCTTGATCCAGACGCGGGCGACCGCGTCCTTACGCTTGCCGGTGGCATAGGCGCGGCCATACTTGTCGAGCTTCTGGACATGCACGGGCGCATCGGACGGAACGCCAGTGGCGCTCTTGAGGTCCTGGAGCGATGAAAGGGTCTCGGCCATGTTCAGGCGCTCCTTGCGTTCTTGCGGTTCAGGCTGGCGATGTCGAGGGTCGCCGGGGTCTGGGCGGCATGCGGATGCTCTTCGCCCTTATAGACACGCAGGTTGCTGAGCTGCTGACGCGCGAGCGGGCCGCGCGGAAGCATGCGCTCCACGGCCTTCTCGACGATGCGCTCCGGGAAGCGGCCTTCGAGGATGAAGCGCGCCGAGCGCTCCTTGATGCCACCGATGTAACCGGTGTGATGGTAGTACATCTTCTGGTCGCGCTTGCGGCCGGTCAGCACCACCTTGTCGGCGTTGATGACGATGACATTGTCGCCATCATCGACGTGAGGCGTGAAAGATGGCTTGTGCTTACCGCGGAGACGCATGGCGATCAGCGACGCAAGACGGCCCACAACGAGGCCCTTGGCGTCGATCAACACCCATTTCTTCTCGACTTCGGCCACCTTGGTCGTGGTCGTTTTTGCGAACATGTGACTTGATCCGTAAATTGGCGGCACAACGGCATAAACCGATGCATCTGCGCCGGATGGATGCGGGCTTATAAGAAAGCGGCGACGCCCCGTCAATCGTTAATCACCAAAAAACCTTATGCAGCAATGGCTTTTATGATCTGGTATTATGATACCTGATTACCGCCCATTAACGGATTTTGTCGGCTTTTCCGGCCGCCTTTATTTACCCCTGCAACGCCAGTGTCCGCCTTAGTGCAGAACTGGACCCCTTGATGAGCTCCCCTCTTCGTAATCTGGCCGAAACGCAAACGCGCCTGCGGGCCGCGCCGGTGGTCTCCCCGGACCAAATCATCTCCCAACCGACGGTTATCGCCACCGTTCTGGCGCTTGACGCCGCCGTCATCATTGGCACCGGCCTTGCCGCCTCCGAGGTCGCGGTTGAACCGCTGCACTCGCCCCTGCAGCTGGCCTTGGTCCTGAGCGCCGTGGCTCTCCTGGCCATTCTCATCATCCGCAAACGCTGGGGCTACACGATTCCGGCGCTCCTGCGGCCTCTGAGACAGACGGCGAACTGCGCTCTCGCCCTCTTTCTCGCCCTTGCCGCCCTCCTGGTCGCCTGCGTCATCGTCGACACGCCGATCGCACCGGTGCGCGACTTCGCCGGATACTGGCTGCTGTCGAGCTGGCTCGGCTGTACCCTGGTGCGCGTCGGCGCCAGCCTGGTCCTTTCGACCTGGCGCAAGGCCGGCCGGCTGGCGCGCCGCACCGTCATTGTCGGTGGCGGCGACGCGGCCGAAACCCTCATCGCCCGGCTCGACCGGTCGGCTGGCGACGCCGTCCAGATCCTCGGCCTGTTCGACGATCGCGACAAAGAGCGCTCGCCCGAGCGCATTGGCGCTTACGTTAAGCTTGGCCGTTTTGACGATCTCGTCAGCTTCTGCCGTGAACAGCGGGTCGACCTGCTGATCATCGCGCTGCCGCTGACCGCTGAAGCCCGCATTCTGCAATTGCTGAAGATGCTTTGGGTGCTGCCCGTCGACGTGCGCATCAGCGCACTGAGCAGCCAGCTGAAGCTGCGCGGCCGTGCCTATAACTATGTCGGCGACGTGCCGCTCCTGCCGCTGTTCGACAAACCGATGTCGGATGTGGCGGTGGCCATGAAAGTGATCGAAGACCGGGTGATCTCGGCCCTGGCGCTAATCGTTCTGTCGCCGCTGCTGGCGCTGATCGCGCTGGCGGTGAAACTCGATTCACGCGGGCCGGTGTTCTTTCGCCAGGTGCGCTACGGGTTCAACAACGAGCGGATCGACGTTTATAAGTTCCGTTCGATGTATGTCGACATGGGCGATGCGTCAGGCGTGAAACAGGCGACGCGCGACGATCCGCGCGTCACCCGCGTCGGTCGTTTTCTGCGCCGCTCGTCGCTCGACGAGCTGCCGCAATTGCTCAATGTCCTGTGTGGCGAACTGTCCCTCGTCGGCCCACGCCCGCATGCGTTGCAGGCCGCGGCCAATGGACAGATCTACGATCAGGTGGTCGAAGGCTATTTCGCCCGCCACAAGGTCAAGCCCGGCATCACCGGCTGGGCGCAGATCAGCGGCTGGCGCGGCGAGACCGATACGGTGGAAAAGATCGAACAGCGCGTCGCGCACGATCTGTTCTACATCGAGAACTGGTCGTTGATGTTCGACCTGCGCATTCTGCTGCAGACGCCGCTGTCGTTGGTCACGACCAAGAACGCATACTGAGAGCGGCCGGTTAGAAGAGCGTCCGCCTCAGGCGGCGCTCTTCTCGTCGGCCTCCGCATCTTCCGTGCGCCGCTTCTCGATCATCTGCACCGAATAGATCGACAGCTCGTAGAGCAAGCAGCCCGGGATCGCCAAAGCCAGCATGCTGAACACGTCCGGCGGGGTGAGCACCGCGGCGAGAACGAAGACCAGGAACCAGGCGATGCGGCGCTTGTCGCGCAGGAAGCCTGAGGTGACGATGCCGATGCGCCCGAGCAAGGTGAGGACCACCGGCATCTGGAAGGTGATGCCGAAGGCGAAGATCAGCGTCATGATCAGCGACAGATATTCGCTGACGCGCGGCAGCAATTCGATCTGCGCCCTGCCCGGTTCCTTCGCCTGCTGCATGGCCAGGAAGAAATGCAGCAAGTTCGGCATGACGAGGAAATAGACGAGGAGCGTGCCGAGCAGAAAGAAGATCGGCGTGGCGACGAGATAAGGCGCGAAGGCCATGCGCTCGTGGCGATAGAGTCCTGGCGCGACGAAGGCGTAGATCTGGGCGAAGATCACCGGACAGGCGGCGAAGGCGGCGGCGAACATCGCCACTTTGATCTGGGTGAAGAAGAATTCCTGCGGCGCCGTGTAGATCAGCTTGACGCCCTCGGGCCCGGCCGCGTGTTCGAACGGGATGACGAGCAGGTTGTAGATGTCCTTGGCGAAATAGAAGAACACCACGAACATCACGAGAAAGGCGAGCAACGCCTTGATGATGCGCGAACGCAACTCGATGAGATGATCCATCAACGGCGCTTTGGTCGCCTCGATGGCAGCCTCGTCCGGCGTGAGCGCTGTCTTGTCTTCGTGCGCGACGACTTGCGTATCCGTCATAGTTCCTGCGCTACCTTCTGCGGCGGCCGCTTCATTCGAGCTCCGCGCTTCGTTCTCGTGCGCGTTGACCTGCGCGTCAGGCGTGATCTCTGGGCCACCCTCTGCGGCGGCGGCTTTGTCCGGGCGCCGCGCCTCGTCCTCCGGGCGCGGGTCGGTCATGAACCTTGCGCCACCTTCTGCGGCTGAACTTCAACGGCGGCCTTATCGGCGACTTGATCGGTCCCTTCGGCCGTCGCCACCGATTTGGCGACATCGGGCGTCTCCGGCGGCGGAGGGATATCGACATGGAAGGCGGGGCTGTCGGGATCGATCGGAGCCTGAATCGCCGGCTGCGGCCCCTCCGGCTTCTTCTCCAGCGCCTCGCGCAATTCGCGCTCGGTGTCGCGGGGATCGAAGGAGATGTCAGCTTTCGCCTGCTGGGCGATTTTCTGCATGTCCTTCTTCAATTCGTCCATCTCGGACTCTTTCATCGCGTCCATGAACTGGCCCTGAAACTCAGAGGCCATCCGGCGCATTTTCGCGACGAAGCCGCCGACCTGGCGCAGAACGCGCGGCAGGTCCTTCGGGCCGATGAAGATCAGCGCGGCTATACCGATGATGATAAGCTTAGTGGCGTCGAAGTCGAGCATGGCGTCCGCCGGGGAGTTGCTGGAGCGGCCTTACGATCACGCGTTGGCAAACGCAAGATCGCATCAGACGATTGCCGCCCCGGGACACGATCGCCCGGGGTGAGTCATTCAGCGAATGGCTCAGCCCACCTTGGCGGGCTCGTTATTGGCCGAGGTCGAACTCGGCTGAGCGGTGGCGGCGGGCTGCGCCGTCGTCGCACTCGGCGCCGGCTGAGCCGGAGCGTGGTCGATGGTGCGTGACTGTTCCGTCGCCGGTTTCTCAGCGTCTTCCTCAGCCATGCCCTTCTTGAAGGACTTAATGCCCTTAGCGACATCACCCATCAGGTCGGAAATCTTGCCCTTACCGCCGAACAGCAGCAGAGCGAGAGCACCGACGACAAGCCAATGCCAGAGAGACATGCTTCCCATAATTGCCTCCAGTTGACGACGAACCGTATGGTCCGCCGCCGGATTGGCCGAAGTTAGGCAAGGCGGCCTCCAAATACAAGGATTTAGCCCCACCCATCTTCAATATGGTGAGTGGAACCGGCCTGCACAGCACTATTTCCGGCCGTGATGCGATTAATTTTCGGTTATATTTTGTCGGACGACGGATTTTCCTCGTCCTTGTCCGAATCCGAGGCGGTATCCTGCGGCTCATCCGCCTCTTCGTCGGTGGACTCTTCAGCCGCTGGCTCTTCGGAAACGGACTCTTCGAGCAGCGCTTCGCTGGAAGATTCTTCCTCCACCTCGGCAATCGGCTCTTCAAGCTCAGCCTCGGCAGCTGGCTCCTCGAGCACGGCCTCAGCTTCGGCAGCCTCTTCCTCAGTCTCGGCTTCCTCGACCTCGACCACTTCGCCAGTCTCCGCCACTTCGGCGATAGCACCAGCTTCGATCGTGGTTTCGGTTTCGGTTTCAGCTTCAACTTCGGCGAGGGGGTCGGACTGGATTTCAGCCTGAGTTTCAGCACGGGCTTCGACTTCAGCTTGCGCCTCTGCTTCGGTCCCGGCTTCCGCTTCAGCTTCCCCGTTAGCGGGCTCGGTGAAGAGGTCGGTAGTTTCACCACCTTCCAGCGGATCTTCGTCCTCGGTGAGCGCGCTATCGTCGCTCGGCTTCGGTATGCCAAAGCCCTGCGGCAGGCGACCATCGAACAGACCAGCCGAACGCAGATCCTCAAGGCCCGGCAGATCGGTGATCTGTTCGAGACCGAATTGGAGCAGGAACGCCTCGGTCGTACCGTAGGTCACAGGCCGGCCTGGCGCCTTACGGCGGCCGCGCAAGCGCACCCAACCGGTCTCCAGCAGCACGTCGAGCGTACCCTTGGAAATGGCGACGCCGCGAATGTCTTCCACCTCGGCGCGTGTCACCGGCTGGTGATAGGCAACGATCGCAAGGGTTTCGAGCGCGGCCTTCGAAAGTTTCTTCTGCTCGCTGACGTCGCGCGACAACAGCCAGCCCAGATCGGTGGCGGTGCGGAACAGCCATTTGCGCGCGACACGCACGAGATTGACGCCCCGATGGGCGTATTCCTCGCGCAATTGCAGCATCACTTCGCCAACGTCGGTGCCCTCAGGCAGGCGACGGCCAATCTCCGCCTCCTCCATCGGCTCGGTGGCGGCGAACAGTATCGCCTCCGCGATACGCATGGCTTCCCGGTGCGCTTCCGCAGCGGCGTTCATGGCGTCCTCGCCTTCAAAAGGCAGTTGTTCGGCAGCTTCTCCCACGACAATCCTCTTGAATGCTTCAACTCGGCTACGAATTCAATTTTCCGAACTTAATTTTCAACCACGCTCAGGGCCGGAGCGAGCGGATCATTGGAGCAGGATCTGACCCAGATCGGGGCAAAAGCGCGATCCTGGCGCAACTCAAGCTTTCCCTCGCGCACCAGTTCCAGCGACGCTGAAAACGTCGACGCCCGAACGGTGCGCCGGGTTTCGGGCGTGGTGAAATATTCGCCCAAATAGGTGTCCATGGCGGTCCAATCGATGGCCCGCCCAGCCAGCCGCTGCAGCGCCTCGCGCGCTTCCGCCAGCGACCAGACGACTCGCTGTTTCAGGGTCACGCGCGACAGAACGTGTTTTTGGCGCTGGCGGGCGTAAGCCGACAGCAGATCGAAGAGATTGGCGTGGAATTCTGACGTTTTGAGGATCGTCACCCCTTCCGGGGCGCCACGCAGGAACAGGTCGCGCCCGACGCGCGGGCGATTCACCAGCTTTTCGGCCGCATCGCGGATCGCTTCGAGGCGCTTCAGGCGATAGGCCAGCGCGGCGGCGAGATCGGCGGCGGCCGGCTCCTCGCCCTTCGGCTGTTCAGGCAGCAACAGGCGCGATTTGAGGTAGGCGAGCCAGGCGGCCATGACCAAATAATCGGCCGCAAGCTCGAGCCTGACTTTGCGCGCTTCGTCAATGAATTCAAGATATTGCTCGGCCAGGGCCAGGACCGAAATTTTGGCAAGGTCGACCTTCTGGCGGCGCGCCAGTTCAAGCAACAGATCGAGCGGTCCCTCGAACCCGTCCACGTCGACGAGGAACGATGGTTCTGTAACGCCCTTATCCAGCTCTACGCCGTCTTCGAATGGCAGGTCGGCCACTGCGAATCACTCCATTTCGGCCGCAAAACAACCGGCCGGCGCGGAATTTGATCGCTCTAGGCAGTCATCGCAAGCCCGGATTGGACCCGCGCCCATGCGTCCACAGGATCAAACGGCCTGGGAGGCCCTGCGATCGCCGCCAGGGCCTTTTCCGCCCGCTCCAGCCTAACACCATCGAGGATCGGCGAGGCATTAGCCACCGCGTAGCCATCGGCGATCTCGCCCTGGCAATGCAGCGCCAGATCGAGCCCAGCGGCGAAAAGGGCCTCGGTTTTCTCGGTAAACGAGCCTTTCAGCGCCTTCATCGACAGATCATCGCTCATGATCAGCCCCTGAAAGCCGATGTGACCGCGCATGACCTGCGACACGACCTTGGCCGAGACAGTGGCCGGCCACTCCGAATCAATGGCGGTGTAGACGACATGGGCTGACATCGCCAACGGCATGTCGGCCAGGGCGCGGAACGGGACGAAGTCGGATCCTTCCAAGTCGGCCAGGGAGGCCTCGACCACCGGCAGCTCCAAGTGGCTATCGGCCCGGGCGCGGCCATGCCCCGGCATATGCTTGATGACCGGCAGGACGCCGGCGGCGAGCACACCCTCGCAGGCGGCACGGCCATAGGCGGCCACGGTGTCGGGATCGGCCGCATAGGCGCGGTCGCCGATGATGTTATGCGCGCCCTGCCCCGGTACATCGACGACAGGCAGGCAATCGACCGTAATGCCGACATCCTTGAGATCGGCGGCCAGCACCTGCGCGCTGGTGCGGATCAGATCAGCGGTGGCGGCGGCATCATGGCCGGCCGCGGCGAAGGCGCCAGCCGGCGGATATTTGCGCCACAGCGGCGGCCCCATGCGCTGGACCCGGCCGCCTTCCTGGTCGATCAACACGGGCGCATCGGCGCGGCCAACGATTTCGCGGAATTGCTGAGTCAGTCGAATCAGTTGCGCGCGGTCTTCAACGTTGCGCTTGAACAGAATGAGACCCCAGGGCCGCGTC from the Beijerinckia sp. 28-YEA-48 genome contains:
- the rplM gene encoding 50S ribosomal protein L13, producing MFAKTTTTKVAEVEKKWVLIDAKGLVVGRLASLIAMRLRGKHKPSFTPHVDDGDNVIVINADKVVLTGRKRDQKMYYHHTGYIGGIKERSARFILEGRFPERIVEKAVERMLPRGPLARQQLSNLRVYKGEEHPHAAQTPATLDIASLNRKNARSA
- the sigJ gene encoding RNA polymerase sigma factor SigJ, with amino-acid sequence MPDLVAIFAQYRSHVRGLAYRMLGTLTEAEDVVQDVFLRWLQSDVAEIRSPKAWLTSVTTRICIDRLRHLEVERAAYPGVWLPEPIVEPADRDVERRMDLSSDLSLAFMIVLERLSPDERTVFVLRDVFDAGFPEIAAILNKSEVACRQIASRARTKVREGRPKFQVTAHMQQSLVRRFLLAIEAGDKTALLSLLADDAVLKSDGGGKVRVSTAGIFGADKIVRLILSRGLIPRGSVTEETIVKRRLGVINGESGILTFLDDALIATLSFETRGERIKAIYQVYNPDKLSHVTLLDPPAPIA
- the rpsI gene encoding 30S ribosomal protein S9; translated protein: MAETLSSLQDLKSATGVPSDAPVHVQKLDKYGRAYATGKRKDAVARVWIKPGSGKITVNGREFEVYFARPVLRMIVNQPMGVANRVDQYDMVITCAGGGLSGQAGAVRNGVSKALTYYEPELRPALKKAGFLTRDSRTVERKKYGHKKARKSFQFSKR
- a CDS encoding MFS transporter, with product MSNLVETGENAGLDVTPITPSRSYEKRTIIASSFGALLEWYDLYIYAALTATFAELFFPPGNEVAATLASLAIFGAAFILRPIGALVFGYFGDRYGRKRTFLATIWLMGVATVGIGLLPTYSQIGLLAPVLLVTLRLAQGLALGGEVGGAATYLTENAAPGRRGLATSWLQTTATIGLLLSIVVVTVVRLSMDSASFSAWGWRIPFVLSVILLAVSVYLRRGLSESPVFARMKSKGQVSDNPITASLSNGRNVRNMFILLFSVASGVGVLYGVGHFYSAYFLANTLKVEPTTANILMSCALILATPFYVLFGWLSDKIGRKWIMVSACLLAAVTTQPVFKALTHFANPVLERFQSENAIVVEGSDCSFRLFSPALTPCDKARNFLNGLGVTYAFKETPAGSPVSVEVAGSRINGFDPAAIKGAMKQAGWPEAADLSQVNRPVVVLLLWYLVVLLTMVYGPIVSFMVELFPAHLRYTSLSLPFHIGSGWFGGMLPFVLTSINASYGSIYAGLWYPVIILLVSFIVGALFIRETRQNSID
- a CDS encoding FAD-dependent oxidoreductase → MKRIVVLGAGFAGLWSAVGAARKLDELGIARDEVEVVVINKTAFHSIRVRNYEAQLEETIVPLSEVLDPIGVRWIEGEVSNIDVDAKVVTVETHGGSTWLSFDRLVFALGSKLVRPAIKGLGSYAFDVDTYHGAKRLEAHLAGLRSNHAPGRSTALVVGAGLTGIEIAAELPGRLRKRARSDAADVKVILADRAPRIGQEMGEAQPVIEHAMAALGVELRPSFFVREIDEQGAMLTSGERIFASTVIWCGGMQAHPMTDLFSVAHDKLGRLPVDSLLRVKGAANVFAAGDAASLLIDGRHDTMMSCQHGRPMGRFAGHNVVCDLLGLEMLPLQIDWYTTVLDLGPWGAVYTHGWDRRLAAEGMTAKRVKQRINGERIYPPRTGRKADIFNAAKPTVDDPPKFAGASR